A window of Phragmites australis chromosome 2, lpPhrAust1.1, whole genome shotgun sequence genomic DNA:
AAAGGCTTCGACTGGCACTGAAGttatttttcaaccggcacgcTTATGCctttttttagtagtgtcccctcctcctcgacctttttcttcttcatcttggccacctccttctccgccttcgccttctcctccgcatcaaTCTCCCTCTCCAAAGAATCCTAGtcgacctcctcttcatcatcagagatggCGATGGTCTCGGCTGGAGCAACCGCTTGGATCGGAGGCCGAGATGGAGCAATGGGCGGTAGCCCCCTCAGCGAGGAGGGGAGTACCATGGCCGTCGGCTCCAACCCTACAAGTACCGGCACTAGCAGTAAGGGCGACCTCGCTGTCAAGAATATCAACATATCCGACGATGAGGAGCAGGACGCCATACTCTAAAAAACCAAAGAGAAACGTTCCCCTACACAAGCAGGGAAGGATGAGCTGGGTGAACCTCAGTTTTTATAACCAGGCCAAATGGTTGCACACCCCTAGGGAAGTAAACAGAATTGCCATGGGTATCATTTCGCGGCGGTTCCAAATACTCCCCCGGGGGACCTGTGGCCACACTCCGGTTTATCCCTGTCGATGTGGCGTCTTCCTGCGGTGGTACCTAGGTTTTTTGCGTCCCCATAGGGGAGAATGGAGCCAGAGAGTGTCGTCGTTGCTGGCATCGGCGAATTACCGAGCTAGGCTTTCGCCTAGAGCCTCCCCACACCCATACCGTAAAGAACTATGGCATGTCGTCGTTGGCCTGTCACCCACCATGGCCTCCACCTCAAAAGAAAGAGTCCACCACCGTCCCTGACATCTCACACGTGGCCTTGCCACTGTAGTCACTATGTGCCTACGACCCCTCGCTAATGCCGCGCTCAGATGTGGCCTCTGTCGTTGCCACCGCCTCTCAGGCCACCACGCATGGCCTCAAATCCAGCCTCTGCCTGCCGAGGCCTCCCAATCGTCGACCTGGTGTCTCCCGCCGCCTCATCACAAGTGCCTCACCACCGTCATCCAAGGCTGCAACCCGCGGCGCCTCACTGCCATCCCACTACCACAGCCCGGCACAGCCACCCAATGTTGCGCCGCCACGCGCACAACACACACGCCTATCGACACCTGCCACCATGCCACGAGCGCCTCACCAGACCCGTCCAAATCTAGCCACGAGGTAGGTGACCTGAGGAGGGGAAGCCCCGTCCTTGCGGCCATACAGGCTTCTTGTGGCGTGCTTGGGTGACAGCGAGATGGGAGGGGTGGAGGGGTGGTGGGGGAGGGACGGCGGCACTAGGGTTTCAGAGCCACCCTAGGAGCGACAAGGGGTGTACAGTGCTGAGGTTATTCTGAAGAGTCCACAGCCTATAGAAAAGTGCTTCTGAATCAGGAGTTCAGCACTACCACAAGTATGCGTGATGCGTTGCTTTTCAAACCTGTTTGCTGAAAGCGCCTTTCCTGAAGTTGATTCTTTTCTTGTGTTGCCACTCCCTTTCCTGAAGTTGATTCTGTTAAAGATGTTTATGGCGTCGAATATTTCTCACCTGACAATAAGCAACTTCCAAGTGGCAACTATGCCAAGGATCTAGCATTGCATGATACCAATCGGTTTCTAGAAATATAACAAAAAAGTGTTTTTTAGTTCCCAACTTACCTATGTATCAACAAACAGAGGCAtaacttcttttatttttgattaAATTTCACAATCCTACAACTATTTACATTTTTAAtgtaaaactataatttttaagttctattttacaaaattacaattATTGTCTATTTGTAACtgaaactataattttttagcttaGTCTCACTCATCAGCCACACTTTTTTAGCGTAACGAGAGGGAAACGAGTAATATATGGTTGATAGGTGTGACCGAGCTGAAAAGTTATAGTTTTGGGTTATAAATGATATaagtagttgtagttttataaaaaagATCTCAGAAATTATAGTTATATATTATAAATGTGCAAATAATTATAGGTTTGTGAAAGAATACCGATGCGGTAACTTGCAATATTATCCTACCTAAAAATAGCCTCGTTGAGCAATCCATGAAACAATACAATGAAATCACAGAAACCTGCGGAATCCGGGATCACAAGAATTGGATCAGATCCCAATTCCAAAAGGCACCTGTGCAACGAAGTATCATACCAGTGACAAAAACCAGGAGGCAAAGCTATGCTTTCCTTTCACCGGCGTTGGACGCCTTGCAGGTCATCCAAGCTGAAACCATGTGCCCGCTATAAGAACCCAACATCACGAACTGCATGGATGACCTCGAAACAGGACAGAAATGGCAATAATAATGAATGGACGCAGGGCACCCAAGCTCTTTGGCAGGGAGAGGTCAATCCATGAGGCCCTTGGTGGACGCAGAGGTGTTGCCCATGGCTGTGCTCAGACGATCTGCTCGTTCCAACACCTGTGCATAGCTGACCATGTGTTTTTGGATTCGTGGATGCAGCGGCGGACATCGTCCTGTGGAGGGACAAGATGGTGTCGGCGTCCATCCTCGCTGCCGCGACGGCGGCGTGGGGTTTGTTCGAGGTGGCGGAGTACCATTTCCTCACGCTGGTCTGCTACGTCGCCATCATCggcatgctcatcttcttcatatgGTCCAATGCTTCCGCTTTCTTCAACGTGTAAGCATTTCTGCCCTCTTTCTATCTTCGTACCCAAATTGTTCGGTCGAACAGGCTTGCACGCCATGGAAGCCCATGTAATGTAAGGCCCAGAAAAAGGCCCTCTGGATCTAAAACGGGCCCATGAAATTCTTCACCTGATTGGAAATGAAGGATTGAAGGAATAGATTCTCGACAATTTGAGATTTTACCTGCAGACCGGTTCCCAAGATCCCTGAAAGTCTCCTGTCAGAGAGGAGCACGAGGCAAATGATCCTGGCCTTGGACAGCAGGCTAACCAGGTTGGTGTACAAGCTCTACGAGATCGCTTGCGGAAAGGACATCAAAATGTTCATCTTGGTGCGCCACTAATGTTCCCATCTAATTCCCTAACCAAAACTTGTACAAAATATAAATCTGATACACTCATTAATCTGCTTGTTTGTGCACTGAACAGACGGTGCTCTCGCTCTTCGTAGCGTCAGTGGTTGCGAGCTGCTTCAGCTCCCTGACTCTCCTCTACCTCGGTAACTTGCTCATCTTTTCAGTAGAAGCTTCAAAGACTGACATTGAGTTATTAATGCATCGTTCAGATCAACTCATGAAGTGTAGTCCCACTGTTATTCCTGCAGTTGTGTTGTGCACGATGACGCTGCCGGCACTTTACGAGCGCTACGAGAGCGAGGTCGACCACCTGGTGGCGAAAGGGGTGCAAGACCTGAGGAGCCACTTCGCCGAGATGGACTCTGGTGTTCTCAGGAAGATCCCAAGAGGCACAGGAGCTGCTGCCAAGTAATCAAGGATCTAGACCACGACAGATTGGATCTAACTGACATATGATGTATGCGTACATAATTGAATTAAGAACGCAGGGTACTGATCTGTGGCGTTCTCAAGAGAAAGGTCTCAATTCAGTTGTATGCAGAAAATGCAGACAAGTTCAGAACATGACCTGAAAACTGACGCTATACTGTACTTACGGTGACTATAAATCTTAACCTTTTATTTTCCACGGGCATGGTGATGCTGATGCATGGTCTTTCTCATCTACTCCATCTCTTCCATCCCCTACCCTTCGCTTTCACTCTGTGATCGATCGGTCGATCGCCATGGAGAGAGAGGACGGGATCGATCCGATCATCGCGGGACACATGGTATAGACCGCCCAGCAAAACACATGATGGGCTCCACGATTCCAATGGCGAGCCGGAGGACAGCGACGCGCACCAATCGGATAAAGATGACGTTCCGTGTGCCTGAGGTAACGAGCAGGCAGGCAGGCGTTCTCTACTTCTCTCTTTTGTGTTTCTGGTGTGCCCGGCTGCTTTGGCCTGGTCGCCTGGATGATCTCATTCTCAGGGGATTGGATAACTTGTCACACGACCTACTTGTCATTGTCTATCCTGATTCTTTAACACCGCCTCCATCAGAGCAAAATGCAAGCCTCAACCAGAGCAAGGTGACACATCTGCGTCTTCCAGTTTATCTACTACTGCGTAGCTGTCTGCTACTGTAGGAGTGTAGGTACGTCGCTGACAGGTGCAGAAAAGCCTCCGTATTCGGCTTCATGGCTGATGCCTTTTGCGACGGCAGAGGCTCATCACTGATCAGATCAGCATAGTACTTGCCACTACTAGTAATAAACTAGAGTGTGTTCTGTACAGCTAGCTCGTCAGCTTTGCCTGTGTTAGCCTTGTGTTTGCACAGATGCACGAGCAGGTTCTCGCCAAGTCGCCATGCATGATTACagtatacacatgtatataatAATAAATACTATAGCTGAAACTGAACGGAGGATTAGGTAGTGCTCACAATAATGTATGGGTACTCGAGCTTGAAACATACTACGTTCCTCCCTTGTCACGTCAGGGAGATTGTTTGGAGCTTTGCTTTGGTCGAGCTTATCTGGTTCATTGTACTAGCAGCTGGGTAGACTACCGCCGCCGAAGCCGTCAACGTGTGCGCAAATTAGAAGCCAGCAACGCGTAGTGGGTGAGCTTGAGCACCCTTACACAAGTGTTGAAGTCTTCGCCTCGACGACGAGGAAATTAGCTTCGGTTTGTCGCGGCACTAAACAAAGGCGGTCACTAATCATTGGTCAGTCAAAGAGATCACGGAATTGCAGGGTAGCAACAGGGCTTATAAAATCGTTTGGCATCCAAAAACCGAGATCTAACGATTTACCGAAAATCATGAGAATCaaaaaattcaattaaaatttgACGAGAATTCGGATAAAATCACTAGGTCAATTTTGTAAATCGGAGACAAAAACTAATCGAATTGAGTCAGCGAAGACCCGTCGAATTCAACAAAAGCTGAGCGAATTCTCCTATTTACCAAGTGaaatttctgaatttttcaCATTTTGAATGAATTCATCGAAAACCGATCGAATTAACAGATTTGCTAAGCGCATTTCTCGAATTTTagtaaaagttaaaaaaaaacaaaaaatagctcaatcttgtaaaatcaataactaattcatctaagctttaaatcaagtaaaacaaaatttgttggtttctttgtaacattatctacattataaaagtattctactcataaaaagttgaatattttatgtgagaaaatatatttgctaaacctatttaaatgcatagttaattctttgctaatacAAAAATCacgaaactaattttgttagtcttcttacatgatcctatgtcttttaaaaatacatgaactcgtgaaatagttattttaacatgcaaAATTAGTTACAACTAGATAAATTCATagctaacccatcacacctccaaaatttgtgaaaccacttttattagtttacttattatatgctttatgtaggaaaaataatattgatatgaaaaagttaattacagtattgtttcttaatatgttcactttAAGCTTGTGagctttgtaaaaatcatggagaaattaataaaactttgataaagtgaaattaattttaatgaTCCTCTTATGATATGtcacacataaaaaaaatatgtgtttatatgttaaacttttccttaatatgATAGGctaaatcatcatgttcatacgatccattttagcatttttttttcaaactttctctcaatgaaatatgatgtaaacgatattattttttaaatttttttcacataaggacttagaattatctctgatattttttaaattttttaaattt
This region includes:
- the LOC133909794 gene encoding reticulon-like protein B2, yielding MAIIMNGRRAPKLFGRERSIHEALGGRRAADIVLWRDKMVSASILAAATAAWGLFEVAEYHFLTLVCYVAIIGMLIFFIWSNASAFFNVPVPKIPESLLSERSTRQMILALDSRLTRLVYKLYEIACGKDIKMFILTVLSLFVASVVASCFSSLTLLYLVVLCTMTLPALYERYESEVDHLVAKGVQDLRSHFAEMDSGVLRKIPRGTGAAAK